From Cucumis melo cultivar AY chromosome 1, USDA_Cmelo_AY_1.0, whole genome shotgun sequence, a single genomic window includes:
- the LOC127148449 gene encoding uncharacterized mitochondrial protein AtMg00860-like, giving the protein MDLINRVFKDLLDTFVIVFIDDILVYSKAEVEHEDHLHQVLGTLRANKLYAKFFKCEFWLKMVSFLGHVVSSEGVSVDPTKIEAVTSWPQSSTVSEIRSFMGLTGYYKRFMEDFSRIASPICLVDQLTKKGTPFV; this is encoded by the coding sequence atggacttgataAACAGAGTGTTTAAGGATTTATTAGACACGTTTGTTATAGTCttcattgatgatatcttggttTACTCCAAGGCAGAGGTCGAGCATGAGGATCACTTGCATCAAGTTTTGGGGACTCTTCGAGCTAATAAGCTGTATGCCAAGTTTttcaagtgtgagttctggctgaagaTGGTATCTTTTCTTGGACATGTAGtgtccagtgagggagtttctgtaGACCCAACAAAGATTGAAGCTGTTACTAGTTGGCCACAGTCGTCTACAGTCAGTGAGATTCGTAGCTTTATGGGTTTAACAGGTTATTATAAGAGGTTCATGGAAGACTTTTCTCGCATAGCTAGTCCCATTTGTTTAGTTGACCAGTTGACCAAAAAGGGGACTCCATTTGTTTAA